From the genome of Muricauda sp. SCSIO 64092, one region includes:
- a CDS encoding ABC transporter permease produces the protein MFDIERWQEIFDTIRKNKLRTFLTGISVASGIFILVILLGFGQGMRNGIEQEFEQDAATSVWVWPGVTSKEYKGMNPGRRIQLTNENFNNSVALFNETIEYNSPRIFVRGVTVNYGKESLVYSIQGVASNFQFIENAKMIDGRFINYQDEMSTAKVAIVGKKIRSDVFNEVETPIGEYIDISGIPFKIIGVYKEYEDREEERIYIPISTAQKVFNGGDRVNNMSFTLPAVENFDQAVAQAVDFKNNLKTYLQQVHTVAPDDTSAVEVWSAMEEAKRYYSLTGNIKLFFWFVGVCTIIAGVVGVSNIMLIVVKERTREIGIRKALGAKPWSIIGMILHEAIFVTAISGFGGLIFSMALLEVVGPHIEIDYVVNPSVNFTVAFTTVIVLVIAGTLAGFFPAWRAARVHTIEALKDE, from the coding sequence ATGTTTGACATCGAAAGGTGGCAAGAGATTTTTGACACTATCCGTAAAAATAAATTGCGGACGTTCCTTACGGGAATATCCGTAGCTTCAGGTATCTTTATTCTGGTTATCCTCTTAGGTTTTGGACAAGGCATGCGCAATGGTATTGAGCAAGAGTTTGAGCAGGATGCCGCCACCAGTGTATGGGTATGGCCAGGGGTAACTTCCAAGGAATACAAAGGAATGAATCCGGGCAGACGCATTCAATTGACCAATGAAAACTTCAATAACTCCGTTGCCCTGTTCAATGAAACCATAGAATACAATTCCCCTCGCATTTTTGTGCGCGGGGTTACGGTAAATTATGGTAAAGAGTCCCTGGTCTATAGTATTCAAGGAGTGGCCTCCAATTTTCAATTCATTGAAAACGCAAAAATGATAGATGGTCGTTTTATCAATTACCAAGATGAAATGTCAACTGCAAAGGTGGCCATTGTTGGCAAAAAAATAAGATCGGACGTATTCAATGAAGTGGAAACCCCCATTGGTGAATATATTGACATTTCTGGCATTCCTTTCAAGATTATTGGGGTGTACAAAGAATATGAAGACCGTGAAGAGGAACGAATCTACATTCCTATTTCAACTGCCCAAAAAGTTTTTAATGGTGGTGACCGGGTAAACAATATGTCCTTTACCTTGCCCGCTGTGGAAAATTTTGACCAAGCTGTGGCCCAGGCCGTGGATTTTAAGAATAACCTTAAAACCTATTTGCAACAGGTACATACGGTAGCACCGGACGATACTAGTGCGGTAGAGGTCTGGAGTGCCATGGAAGAGGCCAAAAGATACTATAGCCTTACGGGAAACATAAAACTGTTCTTTTGGTTTGTAGGGGTATGTACCATAATAGCAGGGGTTGTAGGGGTAAGTAATATCATGCTGATCGTGGTCAAGGAGCGCACAAGGGAGATAGGTATCCGAAAGGCACTTGGCGCAAAACCATGGTCCATTATTGGAATGATTTTGCACGAGGCCATTTTTGTGACCGCAATCTCTGGCTTTGGAGGGCTCATTTTTAGCATGGCGCTATTGGAAGTCGTAGGGCCCCATATTGAAATTGATTATGTAGTAAATCCTTCAGTAAACTTTACCGTTGCCTTTACCACGGTGATCGTATTGGTGATCGCAGGGACCTTGGCCGGTTTTTTCCCGGCATGGCGGGCGGCACGGGTACATACTATTGAAGCACTAAAGGACGAATAG
- a CDS encoding DUF420 domain-containing protein, with the protein METTLKEEKKIKIWITVLSIAIPLVVAILFGYKIPDAKPLSFLPPIYATINGLTALLLVMAVVAIKNGKLKLHQNLMTTCIFLSLAFLVMYVAYHMTSDSTPFGGEGAIKYVYYFILLSHILLSIIIIPLVLITYSKTYLKDFEAHRRWAKYTFPIWLYVAVTGVIVYLMISPYYVH; encoded by the coding sequence ATGGAGACCACTTTAAAAGAAGAAAAAAAAATCAAGATTTGGATAACGGTTCTTTCCATAGCAATACCGTTGGTTGTTGCCATCCTGTTTGGATATAAGATTCCGGATGCCAAACCGCTTTCATTTCTACCGCCCATTTACGCAACGATAAACGGACTTACCGCGCTGTTGTTGGTAATGGCCGTAGTGGCCATAAAGAACGGGAAACTGAAATTACATCAGAATTTGATGACCACTTGTATTTTTCTTTCTTTGGCATTTCTGGTGATGTACGTGGCCTATCACATGACCTCCGATTCAACACCCTTTGGAGGTGAGGGGGCCATCAAATACGTTTATTATTTTATTCTGCTGTCCCATATTTTATTGTCCATAATTATTATCCCTTTGGTGCTTATAACGTATAGCAAGACGTATTTAAAGGATTTTGAAGCACACCGAAGATGGGCAAAATATACATTTCCGATCTGGTTGTACGTAGCGGTAACGGGAGTGATTGTATATCTAATGATTTCCCCATATTATGTCCACTAA
- a CDS encoding SCO family protein: MPQGASNKKKYTYVWVSAVILVFGIFTVKEVAERINNDSLVDKDRMIGTSAIDDLSYIVNNGQKRKVPNFSFINQDSVLVTNKDYLGKVYVVDFFFTTCPTICPTMTQNLVELQETFKERDNFAVASFTINPRYDTPHVLKKYGEKYGVNNPNWNLLTGEQEKIYELAREGFYILASEAEDAPGGFEHSGMFALVDKEGYIRSRMDGFGNPLIYYRGTITEKQGTNQEGEPQQITMLKEDIKKLLEE; encoded by the coding sequence ATGCCTCAAGGAGCAAGTAACAAAAAAAAGTATACCTACGTCTGGGTTTCTGCAGTAATCCTTGTCTTTGGGATTTTTACCGTAAAGGAAGTTGCGGAACGGATAAATAACGACAGTCTGGTGGACAAGGACCGGATGATAGGGACATCGGCCATTGATGACCTGTCCTACATAGTCAATAACGGCCAAAAGCGAAAGGTTCCCAATTTTTCCTTTATCAATCAGGATAGTGTATTGGTCACCAACAAAGACTACTTGGGTAAGGTTTACGTGGTTGATTTCTTTTTTACCACCTGTCCTACAATTTGTCCAACAATGACCCAGAACCTGGTGGAATTGCAGGAAACCTTCAAGGAAAGGGACAATTTTGCCGTAGCATCCTTTACCATCAATCCTCGCTATGACACGCCGCATGTGTTAAAAAAGTACGGTGAAAAATATGGGGTAAACAATCCAAATTGGAATTTGCTTACAGGGGAACAGGAAAAAATATATGAATTGGCAAGGGAAGGCTTCTATATTTTGGCCAGCGAAGCGGAGGATGCCCCTGGGGGATTTGAACATTCCGGAATGTTCGCTTTGGTCGATAAGGAAGGTTACATCCGTTCCAGGATGGATGGATTTGGCAATCCCTTGATTTATTATAGGGGAACGATTACCGAAAAACAGGGAACGAACCAAGAAGGGGAGCCCCAACAAATCACAATGTTGAAAGAAGACATTAAAAAGTTATTGGAAGAATAA
- a CDS encoding cytochrome C oxidase subunit IV family protein, whose protein sequence is MAHEHKLEIFRGLLKFKSNTQKIWGVLIFLSIVTAVEVLLGIFKPAILAGNYFLDMKLLNWIFIVLTLVKAYYIAWDFMHLRDEKSALRRTIVWTPVFLVSYLIFILLFEATYVFEVFRDGFLAWDF, encoded by the coding sequence ATGGCACACGAACATAAACTAGAAATTTTTAGAGGACTATTGAAATTTAAGTCCAACACCCAAAAAATCTGGGGTGTCCTTATCTTTTTGTCCATTGTAACTGCGGTGGAGGTATTGTTGGGGATATTTAAACCGGCTATTTTGGCAGGAAATTATTTTCTGGATATGAAGCTCCTCAACTGGATTTTCATTGTCCTTACCTTGGTGAAAGCGTATTATATTGCTTGGGATTTCATGCATCTTCGAGATGAAAAAAGCGCACTTCGAAGGACCATTGTATGGACTCCGGTTTTCCTGGTCTCTTACCTTATTTTTATCTTGCTTTTTGAAGCTACCTATGTTTTCGAGGTTTTTAGGGACGGTTTCCTGGCCTGGGATTTTTAA
- a CDS encoding cytochrome c oxidase subunit 3 translates to MDTTVTTDSGENVWGGGNRPLGASYGKLMMWFFIVSDALTFSGFLAAYGFSRFKFIETWPIADEVFTHIPFFHGNFPMIYVAFMTFILIMSSVTMVLAVDAGHNMKQNKVILYLFLTIIGGAIFVGSQAWEWATFIKGDYGALETKGGRVLQFVNAETGERAALADFSTALPEDRIKHTSSEGIWFEKEGYQTSYSLNEVVEGFKSNPSILIRTEKINEEGEKTVLDRKQSLARLKDAVRVVEGANLIRNEYGSRLFADFFFFITGFHGFHVFSGVVFNIIIFFNVILGTYERRGHYEMVEKVGLYWHFVDLVWVFVFTFFYLV, encoded by the coding sequence ATGGACACTACGGTAACTACCGATTCGGGAGAAAACGTTTGGGGAGGTGGCAACAGACCACTGGGAGCGAGTTATGGAAAACTTATGATGTGGTTTTTTATAGTCTCGGATGCATTGACCTTCTCCGGATTTCTTGCGGCCTATGGTTTTTCAAGGTTCAAATTCATAGAGACCTGGCCCATTGCCGATGAGGTATTTACCCACATTCCTTTTTTTCATGGGAATTTCCCCATGATCTATGTGGCGTTCATGACCTTTATCCTTATTATGTCTTCCGTGACCATGGTACTGGCGGTGGATGCCGGACATAACATGAAGCAGAACAAGGTTATACTCTACTTATTTTTGACCATTATTGGTGGTGCAATTTTCGTTGGCTCCCAAGCTTGGGAATGGGCCACCTTTATAAAAGGGGATTATGGCGCTTTGGAGACCAAAGGGGGAAGGGTCCTGCAGTTTGTAAATGCGGAGACGGGCGAACGTGCGGCCCTGGCGGATTTTTCCACCGCACTGCCGGAGGACCGAATAAAGCATACCAGTAGTGAAGGGATATGGTTTGAAAAAGAAGGTTACCAAACATCCTACTCCTTAAATGAGGTTGTTGAAGGTTTTAAATCAAACCCATCCATATTGATCAGAACGGAGAAAATCAATGAAGAAGGTGAAAAGACCGTTCTGGATAGAAAACAATCGCTGGCCAGGTTAAAAGACGCTGTGCGTGTAGTTGAAGGGGCCAATCTTATTCGCAATGAATACGGTAGCCGCTTATTTGCCGACTTTTTCTTCTTCATTACCGGTTTTCACGGTTTCCACGTATTCTCTGGTGTGGTATTCAATATTATCATATTCTTTAATGTGATATTGGGAACCTATGAGAGAAGGGGCCATTATGAAATGGTGGAAAAGGTAGGACTCTACTGGCACTTTGTGGATTTGGTTTGGGTATTTGTATTTACGTTCTTTTACCTGGTATAA
- a CDS encoding heme-copper oxidase subunit III yields MDLTQGTPQEKNARAKKMMLWFGIVSLIMAFAGWTSAYIVSSKRKDWLETIELPQAFFISTAIILISSLTYILAKKAVKKNSQKMATRWLLATLALGIVFIVLQFYGFSQMLGSGYYFTGPTSNIKMSYVFLIAFVHILHVVAGLISLLVVLFKQIKGKYTPNNTLGLELGATFWHFLDFLWVYLILFMFFVK; encoded by the coding sequence GTGGACTTGACCCAAGGTACACCACAGGAAAAAAATGCACGGGCAAAAAAGATGATGCTCTGGTTCGGTATTGTGAGCTTAATTATGGCCTTTGCCGGTTGGACCAGTGCTTACATCGTAAGTAGTAAACGAAAGGACTGGCTGGAGACCATTGAATTGCCCCAGGCCTTTTTTATAAGCACGGCAATTATCCTGATCAGTAGTCTTACCTATATTTTGGCGAAAAAAGCAGTAAAGAAAAATAGCCAAAAAATGGCCACAAGATGGTTGTTGGCCACTTTGGCATTGGGGATAGTATTTATAGTACTACAATTCTATGGGTTTTCCCAAATGTTGGGAAGCGGCTATTATTTTACGGGTCCTACCAGTAACATAAAAATGTCCTATGTTTTTTTGATCGCCTTTGTGCACATTCTTCACGTGGTCGCAGGATTGATTTCATTATTGGTAGTGCTGTTCAAACAAATAAAGGGCAAATACACACCAAATAACACATTGGGACTGGAACTGGGGGCCACTTTCTGGCACTTCCTGGATTTCTTATGGGTGTATTTAATATTGTTTATGTTCTTTGTAAAATAA
- the cyoE gene encoding heme o synthase: MKSAVGTLNKSWALVFSDFKELTKVRLAVSVVFSSIAGYFLGAYQIELFSVILLAFGGYCMVGASNAYNQIIEKDLDALMKRTRNRPLPAGRITVSMALVTAITMTILGLVSLYLLNPKTALFGAISIFLYTSVYTPLKTITPLSVFVGAIPGAIPFMLGWVAATNSFGIEPGTLFMIQFFWQFPHFWALGWMLDDDYKRGGFKMLPTGSKDTGTALQIILYTIWMIVISIMPVFGFTGRLLLSVPAAIIVFMMGLGMLFFAFKLYENRDNTSARKLMLASVSYITLMQVVFVIDKFI, translated from the coding sequence ATGAAGTCTGCCGTAGGAACGCTTAACAAATCATGGGCCTTGGTCTTTTCAGATTTTAAGGAATTGACCAAAGTACGTCTCGCCGTAAGCGTGGTCTTCTCTTCCATTGCGGGTTATTTTCTTGGTGCTTACCAAATAGAATTGTTTTCCGTTATACTTTTGGCCTTTGGCGGGTATTGTATGGTAGGTGCTTCCAATGCCTACAATCAAATTATTGAGAAGGACCTGGATGCATTGATGAAGCGTACCAGGAACAGACCCCTGCCGGCAGGAAGAATCACGGTTTCAATGGCCCTTGTCACAGCCATTACGATGACCATCTTAGGCCTTGTATCACTGTATTTACTAAACCCAAAAACGGCATTGTTCGGGGCAATTTCAATTTTTTTGTACACCAGTGTCTATACCCCTTTAAAAACCATTACCCCATTATCCGTTTTTGTAGGGGCAATTCCAGGGGCCATACCATTTATGTTGGGATGGGTGGCTGCTACAAATAGCTTTGGGATTGAACCTGGCACCCTCTTCATGATTCAGTTCTTTTGGCAATTCCCCCATTTTTGGGCTCTGGGATGGATGTTGGATGATGATTACAAAAGAGGGGGCTTCAAAATGCTTCCCACGGGAAGTAAAGATACCGGGACCGCACTCCAAATCATTTTATACACCATCTGGATGATCGTCATTTCCATAATGCCCGTTTTCGGTTTTACCGGAAGGTTGTTATTGTCCGTACCAGCGGCAATCATTGTTTTTATGATGGGATTGGGAATGTTGTTTTTTGCATTCAAACTCTATGAAAATAGGGATAATACATCTGCCAGAAAGCTAATGTTGGCCAGTGTATCTTACATCACGTTGATGCAGGTGGTCTTTGTAATTGATAAATTTATTTAG
- a CDS encoding energy transducer TonB — protein sequence MEPKKNPKADVGRNSALYFVIGLAIVMLLVWRGLEWKKYDKTNDYDISLNVEDQLDEEVPMTEQIKTPPPPPPPAAPEVIEVVEDEEEVEETVIESTETSQEEEVMEVEEVEVEEVEEDISVPFAVIEDVPVFPGCEGSSNKKACFQEMMQKHIRKNFRYPEIAQEMGIQGRVAVMFTIQKDGSIGNVRLRGPDKNLEAEARRIIEKLPKMTPGKQRGRAVKVPFSIPINFKLQ from the coding sequence ATGGAACCAAAAAAGAACCCAAAAGCTGACGTAGGAAGAAATAGTGCCCTGTATTTTGTAATTGGTCTGGCCATTGTAATGTTATTGGTATGGAGAGGATTGGAGTGGAAGAAATATGATAAAACCAACGACTATGACATTTCTTTGAATGTTGAGGACCAATTGGACGAAGAAGTACCTATGACGGAACAGATCAAAACACCACCACCACCACCACCTCCGGCCGCTCCGGAAGTAATTGAGGTTGTTGAAGATGAAGAGGAGGTAGAGGAAACGGTCATAGAGTCTACAGAGACCAGTCAGGAAGAAGAGGTTATGGAAGTTGAGGAAGTGGAGGTTGAAGAAGTAGAAGAAGACATTTCGGTTCCTTTTGCCGTAATTGAGGACGTGCCCGTATTTCCAGGTTGCGAAGGTTCAAGCAATAAAAAGGCATGCTTTCAGGAAATGATGCAGAAGCACATTCGTAAAAATTTCAGGTATCCTGAAATTGCCCAGGAAATGGGAATCCAGGGAAGGGTAGCCGTTATGTTCACCATTCAGAAGGATGGTAGCATAGGTAATGTTAGACTAAGGGGTCCGGACAAAAATCTGGAAGCTGAGGCAAGAAGGATCATAGAAAAACTACCCAAGATGACTCCTGGAAAGCAAAGGGGAAGAGCGGTAAAAGTGCCATTCAGTATTCCTATCAACTTTAAGTTGCAGTAA
- a CDS encoding VanZ family protein — MLKKRKFTILFIGWLVLITSLSLFSFSSEGEDMIWFPNLDKIVHVVFHLFLVVLGVLFLKENFHKHLSMGKRVGLLIGFSTSYGVLIELLQSIMPFGRTAEVWDVLANLAGAVMGGLLIQRYRSLIDT; from the coding sequence GTGCTTAAAAAAAGAAAATTCACAATTTTGTTCATAGGTTGGCTGGTGTTGATAACTTCACTCAGCCTTTTTTCATTTTCATCAGAAGGTGAGGACATGATTTGGTTTCCCAATTTGGACAAAATCGTACATGTTGTGTTTCATCTCTTTTTGGTGGTTTTAGGGGTTTTGTTCCTCAAGGAGAATTTCCATAAACACCTATCCATGGGAAAAAGGGTAGGACTTCTTATCGGTTTTTCCACTAGCTATGGAGTGCTTATCGAGCTGCTCCAATCCATAATGCCCTTTGGTCGCACAGCGGAAGTTTGGGATGTTTTGGCAAATTTGGCAGGAGCTGTAATGGGCGGTTTACTCATTCAAAGGTACCGTTCACTCATTGACACATGA
- the gcvH gene encoding glycine cleavage system protein GcvH, protein MNIPVELKYTKDHEWVKIEGDVATVGITDFAQGELGDIVYVEVETLDETLDKEEVFGTVEAVKTVSDLFLPLSGEIIEFNESLEDEPEKVNSDPYGEGWMIKIKLSNPEEAEELLSDSDYKALVGA, encoded by the coding sequence ATGAATATTCCGGTAGAATTAAAATACACCAAAGACCACGAATGGGTAAAAATAGAAGGTGATGTGGCCACTGTAGGAATCACTGATTTTGCCCAAGGGGAATTGGGGGACATCGTTTATGTGGAAGTGGAAACCTTGGACGAGACCTTGGACAAGGAAGAAGTCTTTGGTACGGTGGAAGCCGTAAAAACGGTATCCGATCTGTTTTTGCCCTTAAGCGGTGAGATCATTGAATTTAATGAAAGCTTGGAAGATGAACCGGAAAAAGTGAATTCCGATCCTTATGGAGAAGGATGGATGATCAAAATAAAATTGTCAAACCCCGAAGAAGCGGAGGAGTTACTCAGTGATAGTGACTATAAGGCTTTAGTTGGTGCTTAA